From Alphaproteobacteria bacterium LSUCC0719, the proteins below share one genomic window:
- a CDS encoding ArnT family glycosyltransferase, with protein sequence MTFKKSAKKSAGISVLLVVLACLGAAVLVGHQTVPPMDRDESRFAQASKQMVQTSDLVTIRFQDDIRAKKPAGIYWLQAASASLFGDSNIAAYRLPSLLAMLLTVYGTYRMARTLYKPHRAVLAAAACGTALTVLAEAHLAKTDSVLMLLCLIQQYGLMRIYQAWQHGRRLSYHSYLWVWLPMAAGVLVKGPVAPLLALTTVAALSAWHRNVTWLRMLRFGRGVLILCLVTLPWAVLVTLATDGAFLDIAFRGDFLAKVQSEQESHGAPVGSYLLLAMFLLWPASLLLPRAISQMPLLLSHVESRFLLAWILPFWVLIEFVPTKLPHYPLPVVPAIMVLAVCAVDAPMAGLAKGGMRAVARRWLAFASEAAMIAAGPVLVACFGWAALTYGGITGGRAFAFAMLCALLGGLALWQSLVWHRHGGIRPAMLVMAAGALMNLVAIGGLIPSLSRIHLARAIDTAITESGPSPAAIAAAGFHEPSLVFHLGRDLLLVDGGEAALFLAEAPGGLAIVERDQQAAFLDMAGSLGLGVDAIRQIEGFNMSKGKDVLIFLYRADAFDPRDVSG encoded by the coding sequence GTGACATTCAAGAAATCGGCCAAGAAATCTGCTGGAATATCGGTGCTGTTGGTGGTGCTGGCATGTCTTGGGGCTGCCGTTCTGGTCGGCCATCAGACCGTGCCGCCGATGGATCGTGACGAATCCCGCTTTGCCCAGGCAAGCAAGCAGATGGTGCAGACGAGCGATCTTGTCACGATCCGCTTCCAGGATGATATCCGGGCCAAGAAACCGGCGGGCATCTACTGGCTTCAGGCGGCATCGGCATCGCTGTTTGGCGACAGCAACATTGCCGCCTATCGCCTGCCAAGCCTGCTTGCCATGCTGCTGACGGTCTATGGCACCTACCGTATGGCACGCACACTTTACAAACCGCATCGTGCCGTGCTGGCTGCCGCTGCCTGTGGCACTGCGCTGACTGTCCTTGCCGAGGCGCATCTGGCAAAGACGGACTCGGTACTGATGCTGCTGTGCCTGATCCAGCAATATGGGCTGATGCGCATTTACCAGGCCTGGCAGCATGGGCGCAGACTGTCCTATCATTCCTATCTGTGGGTGTGGCTGCCAATGGCGGCAGGGGTGCTGGTCAAGGGGCCGGTGGCACCTTTGCTGGCGCTGACGACGGTTGCAGCGCTGTCAGCCTGGCATCGCAATGTCACATGGCTGCGCATGCTGCGCTTTGGGCGGGGAGTCCTGATCCTGTGTCTGGTGACACTTCCCTGGGCGGTGCTTGTTACGCTTGCCACCGACGGGGCCTTTCTCGATATTGCGTTTCGGGGCGATTTTCTTGCCAAGGTTCAGTCCGAGCAGGAATCGCACGGCGCCCCTGTTGGCAGCTATCTGTTGCTGGCGATGTTTCTTCTCTGGCCGGCCAGCCTGTTGCTGCCACGAGCCATCAGCCAGATGCCGCTGCTATTGTCGCATGTCGAAAGCCGGTTCCTGCTGGCCTGGATACTGCCCTTCTGGGTGCTGATCGAATTCGTGCCAACGAAACTGCCGCACTATCCGTTGCCGGTTGTGCCGGCGATTATGGTGCTTGCTGTCTGTGCCGTTGACGCTCCGATGGCCGGCCTCGCCAAGGGCGGCATGCGTGCGGTGGCGCGCCGCTGGCTGGCCTTTGCCAGCGAAGCTGCCATGATCGCCGCCGGGCCGGTTCTTGTTGCCTGTTTTGGCTGGGCGGCACTGACCTATGGCGGAATTACCGGCGGCCGTGCCTTTGCCTTTGCCATGCTGTGCGCGTTGCTGGGCGGGTTGGCATTGTGGCAGAGCCTGGTGTGGCACCGGCACGGAGGTATCCGTCCGGCCATGCTGGTCATGGCTGCCGGCGCGCTGATGAACCTGGTTGCCATTGGCGGACTGATCCCGTCATTGTCCAGGATCCATCTGGCGCGTGCCATCGACACCGCAATAACAGAATCCGGCCCCTCGCCTGCCGCCATTGCGGCAGCAGGGTTTCATGAACCTTCGCTGGTGTTTCATCTTGGCCGTGATCTGCTGCTGGTCGATGGCGGCGAGGCGGCGCTGTTCCTTGCCGAGGCACCAGGCGGCCTTGCCATTGTCGAGCGCGATCAGCAGGCGGCCTTTCTGGATATGGCTGGCTCACTTGGCCTCGGTGTTGACGCCATTCGCCAGATTGAAGGCTTCAACATGTCGAAAGGTAAAGATGTGTTAATTTTTCTTTATCGTGCTGATGCGTTTGACCCGCGCGACGTGAGTGGGTAA
- a CDS encoding YbaB/EbfC family nucleoid-associated protein — translation MRNMAGMMKKVQEMQTRMEALQQEMADTEFTASVGGGAVTVTVTGKGEMRGVKIDPAAVDGDDVSILEDMICLATNNAKAEADAAMAAKMKDITGGLPLPPGMSLPF, via the coding sequence ATGCGCAATATGGCCGGCATGATGAAAAAGGTTCAGGAAATGCAGACGCGCATGGAAGCGCTGCAGCAGGAAATGGCCGATACCGAATTCACCGCCAGTGTGGGGGGTGGCGCGGTCACGGTGACTGTCACCGGCAAGGGCGAAATGCGCGGGGTGAAGATTGATCCTGCTGCCGTTGATGGCGATGATGTTTCCATCCTCGAGGATATGATCTGTCTGGCGACAAACAACGCCAAAGCCGAGGCCGACGCGGCAATGGCAGCAAAAATGAAGGACATCACCGGCGGCTTGCCGCTGCCTCCCGGCATGTCACTGCCGTTCTGA
- a CDS encoding M17 family metallopeptidase — translation MTRFPLREPDELGLVPHDDKARSLRLLTLQDYDGWQLAADDATREWITASGFAGKAGTACLLPTPGGDDAIAIVDPEDAIWNAAAIAKALPAGRWSLAEPDDQAIDPAAIGLGWALSQYSFTAYREASDSAPRELCLAAILDAPARKRLAGLASGTAFCRDLINAPPNHMTPAGLEDAARHLADRFGATIEVTEGEALATGYPAINTVGRAAEIAPRLIDMRWGDSGPKVTLIGKGITFDSGGLDLKPSKAMELMKKDMGGAATVLGLATAVMRAGLAVQLRVLVPTAENAVSAKSMRPLDVIDTRAGLPVEVGNTDAEGRLVLADAITLACEDDPDFMIDFATLTGAARVALGTELPALFANRDDTASAILAAADTAADPLWRLPLFEPYERHLDAGHVALSSTGHSGYGGAITAALFLRRFAGKETNWAHIDVMAWNLSGRPGRPRGGEAMGLRALFTYIERLAAPR, via the coding sequence ATGACCAGATTTCCACTTCGTGAACCAGACGAACTTGGCCTTGTCCCGCATGATGACAAGGCCCGCAGCCTGCGGCTTTTAACCCTTCAGGACTATGATGGCTGGCAGCTGGCAGCCGATGATGCGACCCGTGAATGGATCACCGCCAGCGGCTTTGCCGGCAAGGCTGGCACGGCGTGCCTTCTGCCGACACCGGGCGGCGATGATGCGATAGCCATTGTCGATCCGGAAGATGCGATCTGGAACGCCGCCGCGATTGCCAAGGCGCTGCCGGCCGGCCGGTGGTCTCTGGCAGAGCCGGACGATCAGGCTATTGATCCTGCCGCCATTGGCCTTGGCTGGGCACTTTCACAATACAGTTTCACCGCCTACCGCGAGGCGTCGGACAGCGCGCCGCGCGAACTCTGCCTTGCCGCGATCCTGGATGCGCCGGCGCGCAAACGTCTGGCAGGTCTTGCCAGCGGCACCGCCTTTTGCCGCGATCTGATCAACGCCCCCCCAAATCACATGACCCCGGCCGGGCTTGAGGACGCCGCACGCCATCTCGCGGACAGGTTTGGTGCGACCATCGAAGTGACCGAAGGCGAGGCACTTGCCACCGGCTATCCGGCTATCAACACGGTGGGGCGCGCCGCCGAAATCGCGCCGCGCCTGATCGACATGCGCTGGGGTGACAGCGGCCCGAAAGTCACCCTGATCGGCAAAGGCATCACCTTTGACTCCGGGGGACTTGACCTGAAACCCTCAAAGGCAATGGAGCTGATGAAAAAGGATATGGGCGGGGCGGCAACGGTGCTTGGCCTTGCCACGGCAGTGATGCGGGCCGGTCTTGCGGTGCAGTTGCGGGTTCTGGTGCCAACGGCCGAAAACGCCGTGTCCGCGAAATCGATGCGACCCCTCGATGTGATCGACACCCGCGCCGGTCTGCCTGTCGAGGTTGGCAACACGGATGCCGAGGGACGGCTGGTGCTTGCCGATGCGATCACGCTTGCCTGCGAGGACGACCCGGACTTCATGATCGATTTTGCCACGCTGACAGGCGCGGCGCGGGTGGCCCTTGGCACCGAACTGCCAGCTTTGTTCGCCAATCGGGATGATACCGCCAGTGCCATCCTTGCCGCGGCGGACACGGCGGCAGACCCGCTGTGGCGACTGCCTCTGTTCGAGCCGTATGAGCGGCATTTGGATGCCGGCCATGTGGCGTTGTCCAGCACCGGACATTCAGGTTACGGCGGCGCCATCACGGCGGCGCTGTTCCTGCGCCGGTTTGCCGGCAAGGAAACGAACTGGGCGCATATCGATGTCATGGCATGGAATCTGTCCGGACGGCCAGGCCGGCCACGCGGCGGCGAGGCGATGGGGCTTCGTGCGCTGTTCACCTATATCGAAAGGCTTGCCGCCCCCCGGTAA
- a CDS encoding prephenate dehydratase, protein MSDSSNIIAFQGVLGAYSHMACQAVKPDMEVLACASFEDMILAVQEGRAALAMVPVENSIAGRVADIHHLLPESGLYINAEHFQRVNHQLLAPKGATLETLVEVHSHAQGLAQCRERLRALGLTPVMHADTAGAAKDIAARGDPTIGAIASELAGQIYGLDVLMASAEDAERNTTRFLVMSRTDVTPPLNGDRMMTTIVFTLRSVPAALYKALGGFATNGINLTKLESYLRPGSTERAQFYVDVEGHIDSPAMKLAMEELRFYCQDGEVNILGTYPASPVRAGN, encoded by the coding sequence ATGAGCGACAGCAGCAACATCATTGCCTTTCAGGGCGTTCTTGGCGCCTATTCGCACATGGCCTGTCAGGCCGTGAAGCCGGATATGGAGGTGCTTGCCTGTGCCTCGTTCGAGGACATGATTCTCGCCGTTCAGGAAGGGCGCGCCGCTCTGGCCATGGTGCCGGTCGAAAATTCGATCGCCGGGCGGGTGGCCGACATTCATCATCTGCTGCCAGAATCCGGTCTGTATATCAACGCCGAGCATTTTCAGCGGGTCAATCATCAACTGCTGGCTCCAAAGGGGGCCACGCTCGAAACGCTGGTCGAGGTTCACAGCCACGCGCAGGGGCTTGCGCAATGCCGCGAGCGTCTTCGCGCTCTTGGCCTGACACCGGTGATGCATGCCGACACCGCCGGTGCGGCCAAGGATATTGCCGCACGCGGCGATCCAACCATTGGTGCCATTGCCTCGGAACTGGCGGGTCAGATCTATGGTCTTGATGTGCTGATGGCATCAGCCGAAGATGCAGAACGCAACACCACGCGCTTTCTTGTCATGTCGCGGACCGATGTCACACCGCCACTGAATGGTGACCGCATGATGACCACCATCGTGTTCACCCTTCGCAGTGTGCCGGCGGCGCTTTACAAGGCGCTTGGCGGTTTTGCCACCAATGGCATCAACCTGACCAAGCTGGAGAGCTATCTGCGGCCCGGATCGACCGAGCGCGCGCAATTCTATGTTGATGTCGAGGGCCATATCGATTCTCCGGCAATGAAACTGGCCATGGAAGAGCTTCGTTTCTATTGTCAGGATGGCGAGGTGAATATCCTTGGCACCTATCCGGCAAGCCCGGTGCGCGCCGGCAATTGA
- a CDS encoding cytochrome c family protein produces MDELGLNKLFAGLLVAGLLLMTGVKLAEILVPHSELEQNAYVIEVPEGGAVADAAPADSGPEPIMALLASADVAAGEKLAKKCTACHVFDKGGANKVGPALWNVVNADKGVAEGFGYSSALAEFGGQWDYASLNAFLAKPKAYISGTKMNFAGLKKPQDRANMIAYLRQQADSLAALPTDEQIAAESGS; encoded by the coding sequence ATGGACGAACTTGGTCTGAACAAGCTTTTTGCCGGTCTTCTTGTGGCTGGCCTGTTGCTGATGACTGGCGTGAAGCTTGCCGAAATCCTCGTGCCGCACAGCGAGCTCGAGCAGAATGCCTATGTCATCGAGGTGCCCGAAGGTGGGGCCGTCGCCGATGCGGCACCGGCAGATTCCGGCCCAGAGCCAATCATGGCACTTCTGGCCAGCGCGGATGTGGCCGCTGGCGAAAAGCTGGCCAAGAAATGCACCGCCTGTCACGTTTTCGACAAGGGCGGTGCCAACAAGGTTGGCCCGGCCCTGTGGAATGTCGTCAATGCCGACAAGGGCGTTGCTGAGGGTTTTGGCTATTCCAGCGCCCTGGCCGAGTTTGGCGGCCAGTGGGACTATGCGTCGCTGAACGCATTTCTGGCCAAGCCAAAGGCATATATTTCCGGCACCAAGATGAATTTTGCCGGCCTGAAGAAGCCGCAGGACCGTGCCAACATGATTGCCTATCTGCGCCAGCAGGCTGACTCGCTGGCCGCCCTGCCGACTGACGAGCAGATTGCCGCCGAAAGCGGCAGCTGA
- a CDS encoding 2-hydroxyacid dehydrogenase, protein MIRIGFYGNASDIAKWETSLATRLSDFEIHELLSEAGAASDVALVWAPPPYAFANCPNLRGIIMQGQGVDHMMRDDTVPRDIPLVRLIDPDMANALSHWAILNALDFWRDGAAYRDQQNARHWRSLPQRPATGGRVGVLGVGAIGTVIATRFAALGFDVRGFSRLPKQIDGVEVFAGMDQLADFATGLDIVVSVLPLTPQTTGIMDAAFFNRLAPGAFVINGGRGPQVVDDDLLAALESGRIGGAALDVFAVEPLPESHPFWTHPNIRVWPHVAAQTNATSAADQVAAAIVRMMAGESPANRVDWARGY, encoded by the coding sequence ATGATTCGGATCGGCTTTTATGGCAACGCCAGCGACATCGCCAAATGGGAAACCTCTCTTGCCACGCGGCTGTCCGATTTCGAAATTCATGAATTGCTGAGCGAGGCCGGTGCGGCAAGTGATGTCGCGCTTGTCTGGGCACCACCCCCGTATGCCTTTGCGAACTGTCCCAATCTGCGTGGTATCATCATGCAGGGACAGGGCGTCGACCACATGATGCGCGACGATACCGTTCCGCGTGACATACCCCTGGTACGCCTGATCGACCCTGACATGGCCAACGCGCTCAGCCACTGGGCGATTTTGAATGCACTGGATTTCTGGCGCGATGGTGCCGCATACCGCGACCAGCAAAATGCACGACACTGGCGCTCGCTGCCCCAGCGGCCGGCGACGGGTGGGCGTGTCGGGGTTCTTGGTGTCGGGGCTATCGGGACGGTGATTGCGACGCGTTTCGCGGCGCTGGGATTCGATGTGCGGGGCTTTTCCAGATTGCCAAAGCAGATTGACGGGGTGGAGGTGTTTGCCGGCATGGACCAGCTTGCCGACTTTGCGACTGGACTGGATATCGTGGTGTCGGTGCTGCCCCTGACCCCGCAGACAACGGGCATCATGGATGCCGCCTTTTTCAACAGGCTGGCGCCGGGTGCGTTTGTTATCAATGGCGGTCGGGGGCCGCAGGTGGTTGATGATGACCTGCTGGCCGCCCTCGAGTCAGGCCGGATCGGCGGGGCTGCCCTTGATGTATTTGCGGTTGAACCGCTGCCCGAAAGCCACCCTTTCTGGACGCACCCGAACATCCGTGTCTGGCCGCATGTGGCGGCACAGACCAACGCCACGTCGGCGGCCGATCAGGTTGCCGCGGCGATTGTGCGGATGATGGCTGGCGAATCGCCGGCGAACCGCGTTGACTGGGCGCGCGGCTACTAG
- a CDS encoding DNA polymerase III subunit gamma/tau: MSDIVLTGYRVLARKYRPERFSELIGQEALVRTLENALSLGRLAHAFVLTGVRGVGKTSTARLLARGLNCIGPDGQGGATLEPCGSCEPCTAIAAGRHVDVLEIDAASHTGVDDAREIIEGVGYRPVSGRFKIYIIDEVHMMSKSAFNALLKTLEEPPDNVKFIFATTEIRKVPVTILSRCQRFDLRRVPTDLLATHLGTICERESITADNEAIIAIARAAEGSVRDALSLLDQAAAMSADRMTIDSITDMLGRPGRNDSIAILDSAMRGDTAAALAALTTTMAGGAEPEMIISDLLDLVHRASQKAAGGPLDTLLETERDAIDSLAAIGIARLGRAWQMLLKGHAEVTSAPQPPAAAEMLVIRLAHLANMPTPGDIVKRLAETEPQSPTVTSTAAEPESAPSAMPAPSAMPASPASTTPVEADPAPSTPADDTPPVTAMRASGGDSTAALPTEALAPESDPADTATSQPRSLQDISDLAEAHDDPLLAAHIRSHVRLVSLQPGLLDICLTEGAPDSLPGDMARRLSDWTGTRWMVSLSDGPGGRTITEERREAQQREFETIAETPLVKAITETFPGATIESVTPLTDSAMDQPNEDIPT, from the coding sequence ATGAGCGACATCGTCCTGACAGGTTACCGGGTCCTTGCCCGCAAGTACCGCCCCGAGCGTTTTTCCGAGTTGATCGGCCAGGAGGCGCTTGTCCGCACACTTGAAAACGCGCTGTCTCTCGGACGGTTGGCACATGCCTTTGTGCTGACCGGCGTTCGCGGTGTCGGCAAGACCTCGACAGCACGGCTTCTTGCGCGCGGGTTGAACTGCATCGGACCGGATGGCCAGGGCGGCGCGACGCTGGAACCCTGTGGCAGTTGCGAGCCCTGCACGGCCATTGCCGCCGGTCGCCATGTCGATGTTCTGGAAATCGACGCGGCAAGCCATACCGGTGTCGATGACGCGCGTGAAATCATCGAAGGGGTTGGCTACCGGCCTGTCTCCGGGCGGTTCAAGATCTACATCATTGACGAAGTTCACATGATGTCGAAAAGCGCCTTCAACGCGCTGCTGAAGACACTTGAAGAACCGCCGGACAATGTAAAATTCATCTTTGCCACGACCGAAATCCGCAAAGTGCCCGTGACCATCCTGTCGCGGTGCCAGCGCTTTGACCTGCGCCGCGTGCCGACCGATCTTCTGGCGACACATCTTGGCACGATCTGCGAGCGCGAATCGATCACCGCCGACAATGAGGCAATCATCGCCATTGCCCGCGCCGCCGAGGGGTCGGTCCGCGACGCGCTGTCACTTCTTGACCAGGCGGCGGCGATGAGCGCCGACAGGATGACCATCGACAGCATCACCGACATGCTTGGTCGGCCGGGTCGCAATGATTCCATCGCCATTCTTGATTCAGCAATGCGGGGCGATACGGCCGCCGCGCTCGCAGCGCTGACAACCACCATGGCAGGTGGCGCAGAGCCTGAAATGATCATCTCGGATCTGCTGGATCTTGTTCATCGCGCCAGCCAGAAAGCCGCTGGCGGGCCGCTCGACACGCTTCTCGAAACCGAGAGGGACGCTATTGATTCGCTTGCCGCGATCGGCATTGCGCGGCTTGGCCGGGCATGGCAGATGCTGTTGAAGGGCCATGCCGAGGTAACATCAGCACCGCAACCGCCGGCCGCTGCTGAAATGCTTGTCATCAGGCTGGCGCATCTTGCGAACATGCCAACGCCGGGCGATATCGTGAAGCGCCTTGCGGAAACCGAGCCACAATCGCCGACCGTGACGTCAACAGCGGCAGAACCGGAATCGGCACCATCAGCCATGCCGGCGCCGTCAGCCATGCCGGCATCCCCAGCTTCGACAACACCCGTCGAAGCGGATCCAGCGCCATCCACGCCTGCGGATGACACGCCCCCGGTGACGGCGATGCGGGCCAGTGGCGGCGATTCAACAGCAGCCTTGCCAACCGAGGCGCTGGCACCGGAGTCCGATCCCGCCGATACAGCGACATCACAGCCACGCTCGCTTCAGGATATTTCCGATCTTGCCGAGGCGCATGATGACCCGCTTCTGGCGGCACATATCCGCAGCCATGTGCGGCTTGTCAGTCTGCAACCCGGCCTGCTTGACATCTGTCTTACCGAAGGCGCGCCGGACAGCCTGCCAGGAGACATGGCGCGCCGCCTCAGTGACTGGACAGGCACGCGCTGGATGGTCAGCCTGTCGGATGGTCCCGGTGGCAGGACTATCACCGAGGAACGACGCGAGGCACAGCAGCGCGAATTCGAGACCATTGCCGAAACCCCGCTTGTCAAGGCAATCACCGAGACCTTTCCCGGTGCAACGATCGAATCCGTCACACCACTGACAGACTCCGCTATGGATCAGCCGAATGAGGATATTCCGACATGA
- a CDS encoding inositol monophosphatase family protein encodes MPDTTRIHSQLSDAELADFLRSLPSVSRPIISNWFRSGGTIEWKADDSPVTLADKSAELALREALIAQFPDDDILGEEHAPHHGNSGYSWIIDPIDGTRAFICGRPVFGTLVGLVRNDDPVAGLIDMPMLDESYVAVGNVATLNGQTIATSKVSKLRNARLATTAPEALLADSLDAFNRLSAIAATNSYGGDCHNYALLASGHLDVVLEDGLATHDIMGVVQVIRAAGGTVTDKTGAPVSMSHSSSLLAAATPELHAEALAIVRAGS; translated from the coding sequence ATGCCGGATACCACCCGCATTCACAGCCAGCTCAGCGATGCAGAGCTGGCTGATTTTCTGCGCAGCCTTCCGTCTGTCAGCCGCCCGATCATCTCGAACTGGTTTCGCAGTGGCGGCACCATCGAGTGGAAGGCCGATGATTCGCCGGTAACTCTTGCCGACAAATCGGCCGAGCTGGCGCTTCGAGAAGCCCTGATCGCGCAGTTTCCCGATGATGACATCCTTGGCGAGGAACATGCACCGCATCATGGCAACAGCGGCTATTCCTGGATTATTGATCCGATTGACGGCACACGTGCCTTCATTTGCGGCAGGCCGGTCTTTGGCACGCTTGTCGGGCTGGTCAGGAATGATGATCCGGTCGCTGGCCTGATCGACATGCCGATGCTTGATGAAAGCTATGTTGCTGTTGGCAATGTGGCGACGCTGAATGGACAGACCATCGCCACCAGCAAGGTCAGCAAGCTTCGCAACGCGCGGCTTGCCACAACCGCGCCGGAGGCGTTGCTTGCAGACAGTCTCGACGCCTTCAACAGGCTCAGCGCCATCGCGGCAACAAACAGCTATGGCGGTGACTGCCACAATTACGCGCTTCTTGCGTCCGGTCATCTGGATGTGGTGCTTGAAGACGGGCTGGCCACACATGACATCATGGGGGTGGTACAGGTGATCCGGGCCGCTGGCGGCACGGTGACCGACAAGACAGGCGCGCCGGTGTCGATGAGCCATTCGTCAAGCCTTCTTGCCGCGGCGACGCCGGAGCTTCATGCTGAAGCCCTTGCCATCGTGAGAGCCGGGAGCTGA
- a CDS encoding 3-deoxy-manno-octulosonate cytidylyltransferase: MSATLSPVIIIPARMAASRLPGKPLADIAGKPMIQHVWERAMAADIAPVWVATDDDAIAEAIRLAGGNAVKTRADHPSGSDRTFEAVEQIDPDRIYSVILNLQGDLPELDPMIPKTLLATAQRSQADLSTLVTKADEDEAARPQIVKAVVSWQDDDSDPHIGRALYFSRGAVPTGMAPKFHHIGVYGWRREALARFVELPPSPLELAEKLEQLRALEAGMTVAVAEIAAAPAGVDTEEDLAATRQRLGDG, translated from the coding sequence ATGAGCGCAACCTTGTCACCTGTCATCATCATTCCTGCCCGCATGGCGGCCAGTCGGCTGCCTGGCAAACCGCTTGCCGACATTGCCGGCAAACCGATGATCCAGCATGTATGGGAACGCGCGATGGCCGCCGACATCGCCCCTGTCTGGGTGGCAACCGACGATGATGCCATCGCCGAGGCCATTCGCCTTGCTGGCGGCAATGCGGTGAAGACCCGGGCCGACCATCCGTCAGGATCAGACCGTACATTCGAGGCGGTGGAGCAGATCGACCCCGATCGGATCTACAGCGTGATTCTGAATCTTCAGGGCGACCTGCCCGAGCTTGACCCGATGATTCCGAAAACCCTTCTTGCCACAGCGCAGCGCAGCCAGGCCGACCTGTCGACCCTTGTTACCAAGGCTGATGAAGACGAGGCAGCGCGTCCACAGATCGTCAAGGCCGTTGTCAGCTGGCAGGACGACGATTCAGACCCGCATATTGGCAGGGCGCTCTATTTCAGCCGCGGCGCGGTGCCGACCGGCATGGCGCCGAAATTTCATCACATCGGCGTCTATGGATGGCGGCGCGAGGCCCTGGCGCGGTTTGTCGAACTGCCGCCTTCACCGCTGGAACTGGCCGAAAAACTGGAGCAGCTTCGCGCCCTTGAAGCTGGCATGACGGTGGCTGTCGCCGAGATTGCCGCAGCGCCAGCCGGCGTCGATACAGAAGAAGATCTCGCCGCCACGCGGCAACGGCTTGGTGACGGGTAA
- a CDS encoding MATE family efflux transporter produces MTYISPAQAGSHPWQQQTSWRHLWSITWPIIIANVTFPLVGAADTAMMGRLDDASYVGGVALGSLIFSFIYFGLGFLRMCTTGLVAQAQGRGDLAEIENHLVRGLILAFCLGFIFVIGTPVVHIVTGALLTASDAVEALMHRYVGIRLLAVPAAIANMVLLGCIFGRQQMRLAMVQIIFINLANLALNLVFVLGLGMTIEGVALASVIAQWVGLVVTLGLVRWQWRDLLAGVERRIFSRHPAWLDPAAFVRFFIIGSDIVIRTVLILISEAVLLNQAAGIGDLSLAATQLILVMFGLICFALDGFAHAAEALVGEAVGRRNLPMLDQVVRRTNIMSGCMALFISALIWIGAPWIVGLLTSQQDLAELTLAHWHWAALLPPLSFLAFQMDGVFVGATQSREMRNAMLVSSGLFGVAMLVFGGAGLNGLFAAFTIYVGLRGVTLQMRMGRVRALATPEQMDRL; encoded by the coding sequence ATGACCTACATCTCCCCGGCACAGGCTGGCAGCCATCCATGGCAGCAACAGACAAGCTGGCGCCATCTATGGTCCATCACATGGCCGATCATCATCGCCAATGTGACCTTCCCTCTTGTCGGGGCCGCGGATACGGCGATGATGGGGCGGCTCGATGATGCCAGCTATGTCGGCGGGGTGGCGCTTGGCAGCCTGATATTCAGTTTCATCTATTTCGGTCTGGGGTTCCTGCGCATGTGTACAACCGGGCTGGTCGCCCAGGCACAGGGGCGCGGCGATCTTGCCGAGATCGAGAACCATCTTGTCCGTGGACTGATCCTCGCATTCTGTCTTGGCTTCATTTTCGTCATTGGCACACCTGTGGTGCATATTGTCACCGGCGCGTTGCTGACCGCCAGCGATGCGGTCGAGGCGTTGATGCACCGCTATGTCGGCATCCGGCTTCTGGCGGTGCCGGCGGCGATTGCCAACATGGTGCTGCTGGGGTGTATTTTCGGACGCCAGCAGATGCGCCTCGCGATGGTCCAGATCATTTTCATCAACCTTGCCAATCTGGCGCTGAACCTGGTTTTCGTGCTTGGCCTTGGCATGACGATCGAAGGGGTGGCGCTGGCATCGGTTATCGCGCAATGGGTCGGGCTGGTGGTCACGCTCGGACTGGTCAGATGGCAATGGCGAGACCTTCTTGCCGGGGTCGAAAGGCGCATATTCAGCCGCCACCCGGCCTGGCTCGATCCGGCGGCCTTTGTCAGGTTCTTCATCATTGGCAGTGATATCGTCATTCGCACCGTACTGATCCTGATCAGCGAGGCCGTGCTGTTGAACCAGGCGGCTGGCATCGGTGATCTTTCGCTTGCCGCAACCCAGCTCATTCTTGTCATGTTCGGGCTGATCTGCTTTGCGCTGGATGGTTTTGCCCATGCCGCCGAGGCGCTGGTCGGCGAAGCTGTTGGACGTCGGAACCTGCCGATGCTGGATCAGGTTGTGCGCCGCACCAATATCATGTCGGGATGCATGGCATTGTTCATCAGCGCGCTGATCTGGATCGGCGCGCCGTGGATTGTCGGCCTGCTGACCTCGCAGCAGGATCTGGCAGAGCTGACACTTGCGCACTGGCACTGGGCGGCGCTGTTGCCACCATTGTCATTTCTGGCATTTCAGATGGACGGAGTATTTGTCGGTGCCACGCAAAGCCGCGAGATGCGCAACGCGATGCTGGTATCAAGCGGCCTTTTCGGTGTCGCGATGCTGGTATTTGGCGGGGCCGGGCTGAATGGCCTTTTTGCCGCCTTTACGATATATGTCGGACTGCGTGGTGTGACGCTGCAGATGCGCATGGGGCGTGTCCGTGCCCTCGCCACACCTGAACAGATGGATAGGTTATGA